A window of the Cannabis sativa cultivar Pink pepper isolate KNU-18-1 chromosome X, ASM2916894v1, whole genome shotgun sequence genome harbors these coding sequences:
- the LOC115702903 gene encoding receptor-like cytosolic serine/threonine-protein kinase RBK2 isoform X2 — MTEKEDTCSPTGVLEDYFRSSDSETCSSKEPNNGSESHKNPKLRSRWHGFMQLLRTRSKKPLNTMHPLNVLNLSRRMSGSMREIISKFGSDSDYGLKSPWKNFSLYELQVATNYFRQENLIGKGGYAEVYKGCLRNGQLVAIKKLTRGKPEDTTANFLSEIGIMAHVNHPNTAKLIGYGVEGGMHLVLELSPHGSLASMLYGSKEKLKWGIRYKIAVGTARGLLYLHQSCQRRIIHRDIKATNILLSEDFEAQICDFGLAKWLPEQWTHHTVSKFEGTFGYLAPEYLLHGIVDEKTDVFAYGVLLLELVTGRRALDYSNQSLVLWAKPLLKKSESRELIDPSLGDDYNSRQVNLVLLAATLCIQPSSIRRPTMSQVLELLHGDFSCLKNVKKTRISFFRKASREELTNTEGHKTKPGIG, encoded by the exons ATGACGGAGAAGGAGGACACTTGCTCTCCCACTGGTGTTTTAGAGGATTATTTCAGAAGCTCAGACTCTGAAACATGCTCTTCCAAAGAGCCCAATAATGGGTCCGAGTCTCACAAAAATCCAAAGCTACGTTCTCGATGGCATGGTTTCATGCAATTGCTAAGAACAAGATCCAAGAAGCCTTTGAATACAATGCACCCTCTTAATGTTTTGAACCTCTCTAGGAGAATGAGTGGCAGTATGAGGGAGATTATATCGAAATTTGGGTCGGACTCTGATTATGGTTTGAAGTCTCCATGGAAAAACTTTTCTTTGTATGAGCTTCAGGTCGCAACAAACTATTTCAGACAAG AAAACTTGATTGGAAAAGGTGGTTATGCTGAAGTTTACAAGGGGTGTTTGAGAAATGGGCAATTAGTGGCGATTAAGAAGCTAACAAGGGGAAAACCAGAGGACACTACTGCAAACTTTTTATCAGAGATAGGGATTATGGCACATGTAAATCATCCTAATACTGCTAAGCTAATTGGCTATGGAGTTGAAGGGGGCATGCACTTGGTTCTTGAATTATCGCCACATGGGAGCTTGGCTTCCATGCTTTATG GCTCAAAGGAGAAGTTGAAATGGGGCATTAGGTATAAAATTGCGGTTGGAACGGCTAGGGGTTTGCTTTATCTTCATCAGAGCTGTCAAAGGAGAATTATCCACAGGGACATCAAGGCTACAAATATTCTGCTAAGTGAGGACTTTGAGGCTCAG ATTTGTGATTTCGGTCTTGCAAAGTGGTTGCCAGAGCAGTGGACTCATCACACAGTGTCAAAATTTGAAGGCACCTTCGG CTATCTTGCTCCAGAGTACTTACTCCATGGCATAGTAGATGAGAAAACTGATGTATTTGCCTACGGGGTGCTACTATTGGAATTAGTCACTGGACGCCGAGCGCTAGATTATTCCAACCAAAGCCTTGTTCTTTGG GCAAAACCCTTGCTGAAGAAAAGTGAGTCAAGAGAGCTAATTGATCCCTCTTTGGGCGATGACTACAACTCCAGACAGGTGAATCTCGTGCTCTTGGCTGCTACTTTATGCATACAGCCGTCGTCAATTCGTCGGCCCACTATGAGTCag GTTCTAGAGCTTTTACACGGCGACTTTAGTTGCTTGAAGAACGTGAAGAAAACTCGAATTTCATTTTTCCGAAAGGCATCTCGTGAAGAACTCACCAATACAGAAGGCCACAAAACAAAACCAGGAATAGGTTGA
- the LOC133032065 gene encoding DNA-directed RNA polymerase subunit beta'-like: MCQEKLVQEAVDTLLDNEIRGQPMRDGHNKVYKSFSDVIEGKEGRFRETLLSKQVDYLGRSVIVVGPSLSLHGCGLSREIAIKLFQTFVIRGLIRQHFASNIGVAKSKIREKEPVVWEILQEVMQGHPVLLNRAPTLHCEISHCSRNPRCCRSKGSSTRAF, encoded by the coding sequence ATGTGTCAGGAGAAATTGGTACAAGAAGCTGTGGATACCCTTCTTGATAATGAAATTCGCGGACAACCTATGCGAGACGGTCATAATAAGGTTTACAAGTCGTTTTCGGATGTAATTGAAGGCAAAGAGGGAAGATTTCGTGAGACTCTACTTAGTAAACAAGTTGATTACTTGGGGCGTTCTGTCATTGTCGTAGGTCCTTCACTTTCATTACATGGATGTGGATTGTCGCGCGAGATAGCAATAAAACTTTTCCAGACATTTGTAATTCGTGGTTTAATTAGACAACATTTTGCTTCGAACATAGGAGTTGCTAAGAGTAAAATTCGAGAAAAAGAACCGGTTGTATGGGAAATACTTCAGGAAGTTATGCAAGGGCATCCCGTATTGCTGAATAGGGCGCCCACTCTACATTGTGAGATATCACATTGTTCGAGGAACCCTAGATGCTGTCGGAGTAAAGGATCGTCAACAAGGGCGTTCTAG
- the LOC115702903 gene encoding receptor-like cytosolic serine/threonine-protein kinase RBK2 isoform X1, with protein sequence MAVSLCFWIGNLLNMTEKEDTCSPTGVLEDYFRSSDSETCSSKEPNNGSESHKNPKLRSRWHGFMQLLRTRSKKPLNTMHPLNVLNLSRRMSGSMREIISKFGSDSDYGLKSPWKNFSLYELQVATNYFRQENLIGKGGYAEVYKGCLRNGQLVAIKKLTRGKPEDTTANFLSEIGIMAHVNHPNTAKLIGYGVEGGMHLVLELSPHGSLASMLYGSKEKLKWGIRYKIAVGTARGLLYLHQSCQRRIIHRDIKATNILLSEDFEAQICDFGLAKWLPEQWTHHTVSKFEGTFGYLAPEYLLHGIVDEKTDVFAYGVLLLELVTGRRALDYSNQSLVLWAKPLLKKSESRELIDPSLGDDYNSRQVNLVLLAATLCIQPSSIRRPTMSQVLELLHGDFSCLKNVKKTRISFFRKASREELTNTEGHKTKPGIG encoded by the exons ATGGCGGTGAG CCTCTGTTTTTGGATAGGTAACTTGCTAAATATGACGGAGAAGGAGGACACTTGCTCTCCCACTGGTGTTTTAGAGGATTATTTCAGAAGCTCAGACTCTGAAACATGCTCTTCCAAAGAGCCCAATAATGGGTCCGAGTCTCACAAAAATCCAAAGCTACGTTCTCGATGGCATGGTTTCATGCAATTGCTAAGAACAAGATCCAAGAAGCCTTTGAATACAATGCACCCTCTTAATGTTTTGAACCTCTCTAGGAGAATGAGTGGCAGTATGAGGGAGATTATATCGAAATTTGGGTCGGACTCTGATTATGGTTTGAAGTCTCCATGGAAAAACTTTTCTTTGTATGAGCTTCAGGTCGCAACAAACTATTTCAGACAAG AAAACTTGATTGGAAAAGGTGGTTATGCTGAAGTTTACAAGGGGTGTTTGAGAAATGGGCAATTAGTGGCGATTAAGAAGCTAACAAGGGGAAAACCAGAGGACACTACTGCAAACTTTTTATCAGAGATAGGGATTATGGCACATGTAAATCATCCTAATACTGCTAAGCTAATTGGCTATGGAGTTGAAGGGGGCATGCACTTGGTTCTTGAATTATCGCCACATGGGAGCTTGGCTTCCATGCTTTATG GCTCAAAGGAGAAGTTGAAATGGGGCATTAGGTATAAAATTGCGGTTGGAACGGCTAGGGGTTTGCTTTATCTTCATCAGAGCTGTCAAAGGAGAATTATCCACAGGGACATCAAGGCTACAAATATTCTGCTAAGTGAGGACTTTGAGGCTCAG ATTTGTGATTTCGGTCTTGCAAAGTGGTTGCCAGAGCAGTGGACTCATCACACAGTGTCAAAATTTGAAGGCACCTTCGG CTATCTTGCTCCAGAGTACTTACTCCATGGCATAGTAGATGAGAAAACTGATGTATTTGCCTACGGGGTGCTACTATTGGAATTAGTCACTGGACGCCGAGCGCTAGATTATTCCAACCAAAGCCTTGTTCTTTGG GCAAAACCCTTGCTGAAGAAAAGTGAGTCAAGAGAGCTAATTGATCCCTCTTTGGGCGATGACTACAACTCCAGACAGGTGAATCTCGTGCTCTTGGCTGCTACTTTATGCATACAGCCGTCGTCAATTCGTCGGCCCACTATGAGTCag GTTCTAGAGCTTTTACACGGCGACTTTAGTTGCTTGAAGAACGTGAAGAAAACTCGAATTTCATTTTTCCGAAAGGCATCTCGTGAAGAACTCACCAATACAGAAGGCCACAAAACAAAACCAGGAATAGGTTGA
- the LOC133032064 gene encoding large ribosomal subunit protein uL2cz/uL2cy-like, which translates to MKGDKLNLSQCPKNDLEREEMKNISYASAVGSLIYAQDRVGNWATLKLPSGEVRLIPKNCSATVGQVGNVGVNQKSLGRAGSKRWLGKRPVVRGVVMNPVDHPHGGGERRAPIGRKKPSTPWGYPALGRRSRKRNKYSDNLILRRRSK; encoded by the exons atgaagggtgataaattaaatttgagtcaGTGTCCAAAGAATGATCTTGAAAGAGAAGAAATGAAGAACATTTCTTATGCTTCTGCTGTCGGAAGCTTAATATATGCTCAG GACAGGGTCGGGAATTGGGCCACATTAAAATTACCTTCTGGGGAGGTCCGTTTGATACCCAAAAACTGCTCAGCAACAGTCGGACAAGTGGGGAATGTTGGGGTGAACCAGAAAAGTTTGGGTAGAGCCGGATCTAAACGTTGGCTAGGTAAGCGTCCTGTAGTAAGAGGAGTAGTTATGAACCCTGTAGACCATCCCCATGGGGGTGGTGAACGGAGGGCCCCAATTGGTAGAAAAAAACCCTCAACCCCTTGGGGTTATCCTGCACTTGGCAGAAGAAGTAGAAAAAGGAATAAATATAGCGATAATTTGATTCTTCGTCGCCGTAGTAAATAG